The window aagcatttcctcttgcatatgattatacttgtacggcttcgttccttgttcgtgtattacgccataatatgcaccatattgacttaagcaatttgcaagctgggttgcctggctcctgtgcttacccctacgttcctgattgttcggctagggagtaaagggagcacctctgcgattgtcacaaccgggtcctccgagctctgacctcagactaggtgaagccgaaagctagtgctcttattgttttcagtcatggtcgacacacaacggaactcatgagtacaaaaaatctattgcacaagtctcatagtaataatgagcaccgaagaaaggtatcggtgggggtactattttcttcgaagatgcttcttacacttcgtctgtaatatagcataagttccctgagcgcgctttgtctgttatagccttatggcccggttgcctggttatcggaaacactgtcgatattctcgacaggtggagtacgtaacacttttcggtccttgaccgaagagagagaagccgacggtcagttaagacgcgtttaaagttcggttgaacagagATATGACATAAGTACTTcgatacatacaatcattatacataaaatcttttacccaagtcacttgggggctcttaaaatttatatgagctattttatagtaaatgtgttttcttcttggtcgttgcaaagtctttttctatcgctcctttttcaacgtgagtgtgtggtcaatagccagataacccattttctctctagtaaccactcgagtttagttcgctaaactggtctaacaagaagcactccgccttcgggataggaggctgcagccgtaggctggcccgcttgaagtcttgagatcggatgtgtaatattaatgcacgacagaagcacGTTTTTTgccccaattttcggattggcagcgaacacttgatcttgttcggacgtcaagtttttactgacgtttttttggttttccaagcttatggcacttttaaactatttgtgtgttttcagcacaagtcttgcagtgcaatgccggacacctttatagattcggcaaaaacattctcggatctcactatatatgcattggtttcgaattgtgtcttcggtcaatagttgggttgcccggctcctccgCTTGCcttctatgttccgctttgttcggctaggtgtggaaagggagaaccactgcgattctgcttccagctcacatggttaagcacctcagtggagaaagccgaaaactgactgtcataataagcgTAAACTTGTCAGCAGATGacagtgttaaatgacgggccattcataacaatggccgaagtgtttacggcttgacctcgactgtcgccgaacactaccgggggctattaactggcctcccaaactaaatcctcgatattatgctcttacattagagctgaggctgcatgatcatgcttagcatgacaacccaaagaaaggaaccgatagcgggactattttctttggaagacatttcttatgttaaacagtaatataacatatctctctgcatacctttgtcCATAAaagcgtatggccagattgccttgtttgtcgtaaatctttgccctcataaaggctttataaagtaggataaacactcctcggctactagccgaggaggtggaagccgatggtcggtcaacaaagttttgtacaatgcggatccaagcattaatgatgtaaagtacttggatacatagagtcattacacataatttgtgattttactatggatatcgatccttaattcgcacccgtgcccgcattaaggctcgggggctactgggcttcggccttattatttataaatattaaaggggcacatcgatcccctgatctggtgttgtcacccgaccagtgtctcgggggctactgcattgcctgttcaatgcagaaaattttaagtgcaatacaattgccgaggagattttgatcctcaggttggtcggccgcacccaacctgagtctcgaggactaagcacgccgctttttgtgtcccgaagtattctgccgagctaggacttgatcctcgggccgattttgcaaatcaacctgagtcttaacgggtactgggatcagcggtcttacgtcatccttcaggtgcatctcgggttttagaccgatacacaccttgagggctactggccctatatatcggcagagaataaattgcaataataaaaaatattgacaaaaaatcggcccacagtcagggtggtgcaccacctcggaagcagtccggcataaagctcgggcgctagtggctggctccatagagggcattttcggcattaagctcgactaaactccttcaacttttttgaaccaaggtgatatgacacctcggatatagtccggcgttggagctgggacactatccggcgttggagctcggatatagtccggcgttggagcttggacatagtccggcgttggagctcggatacattccagcgttggagctcggaagcggtccggcattggtgctcagccgcaaaagatacctcaaatgcagtccggcattagagctcagacgcaagaggacactgcctcccgggaacaacttcaaacccgaggtgtggcataaaaataacaaggcattgataaaggccggaaacttaaaggggctcctcggatacccgacgtgtaaactcgccgaatgcatttcggcgatcctcaagatcgaagatgagaagatttgttgaaccagttttcaagaccgtcaaccgaagatgaagaacagttcggaagaatcgaggagcgtccctaacttgaagatcggttcagggggctactgacggtgtcctggactagggggtactcatcacatcgtctcccgatcagttggattgggccgaggacccccatggccgcatactcatgggctagttcggacagctgccgcatacaaggaagattccacaagacttggcgatcaagacaaggactccaccccaccggcgtattcggctaggactcttcttatcctaggcctctggtgcattatataaaccgaggccaggctagtcgatagagatatacaacaatcataccataggctagctcctagggttttagcctctacgatctcgtggtagatcaactcttgtaacactcgtatcatcaatatcaatcaagcaggacgtggggtattacctccatcaagagggcccgaacctgggtaaaacatcgtgtcccctgcctcctgttaccatcaatcctagacgcacagttcgggacccccctacccgagatccgctggttttgacaacaCCCCTTTTATCAATGATGATATGGCCTAGATATGCGATTTACTGTTCATCAAAATCGCATTTGCTTAGTTTAACCCTCCATTGCTTCTAGAGCAAGATTTCTAACACCCTTTCCACATGCGCTAAGTGTTCTTCAAAGCTTTTGGTGTAGATGAGTGTGTCATCAAAGAATACTAGTGCAAACTTCGTCAAGACAGGGGCAAGATCCTTGTTCGTGGTAGTTCATCAGTTACTGGTAAAGGGGTACTTTGCTTTGATGTTCATCACCTTGCCGCAGTTGAATTTGGACTTCGCAGTTGCGCGGGAAGGGGGGCACCGGCTCTGCCTTGCCGCGGTGGCGAGGCacgctcctccttgacgcgggctcATGACTGCGAGGGCGACGCCACACCGTGGTACCGGAGCGGCCGCTCGATCATGAGCTCCATTTGCTCCTGGTACTCCTCATCCGTGATTGCCACCTCCGTGCGGCGTTTCTGTTACTCCTCATTGCCGGAGGACAATATGATATCCTTCTTCTCGGAGGAGCCGACCACCGAGGAGGTCGATGGCCGCAGATAGCACCGGCGGCAGCGCCAAGATTCAGACCCATGAGGAGATCCGAAGCCGCCACATGTTGGCATTGAGAACTTCGACTTTGGCAACATCGGTGAGCGGAGAGGAGAGGTTATGTGGGAAGCAAAGATGGAGAGGAGCGGAGAGGTGGTGAACACCGGAGACAAAGAGGAGCAGAGAGGGTTTTGTGGTGTGGACGAAGTCGCGCTCAGGCAAACGGACGGGCACCTCACTTCAATCCGGCGCATCGACCGGAATTGGCTTCTCGATCGCCGCGTCGGCGTTGAAGCGACGCCACCCCCTTGTCCGGTTGCATCACTCTAACCAACAGCAATGCCTTGTGGAGCTACGTCCGCTCTAGAGCGGGTTGACCGATATAAATGTGTGGTGACCGCTTCGCGCGGAGAGTATTTTCGGGCGAAGAGGATTTTGAGGTGGGACCAGGGTGCCAAACAAGTATGTGACGACGATCCGGACGCCCGCAAAGCTTCTTCTGGTTTGCGTTCGGTTTGCGGGATTTCGAACAAGCAGACGCGTCCACAGACTCACCTCGGTCCTCATGTTTGCGGACGCCTTGAAGGTCGCGTTGGGAATGCCCTAGCCTGTAAGTGTGATGGTTCAAGAAGAAATACGGGTGGATTGTAATATAATTGAGCGATGAAGTATTCCTCGAGGCTATTATTGCCTCAAATCACCAGGCAAATCAAGCAGCGTCGGTTCGTCCAGCCAGTTCTCCAGGCTCTAGCTCACCATCACAAATGCGTGCTTCCTGACTGACAAACCAGCCGAGTTGTGTGCGTTGCAACATAAACAGTTGTGCATCCAAGGCAACCCATCTCGGCCTCAAGAACACACGCCACGCAAAActcctcccgttgcaacacacaacAAAACAATGGACAATTTACTCACATGTCAATGAGTCAATGACCCTCACTTTCCTATGTACAAAAAAATTCAGCGTCGTACCCCACGTCTGATTTCCCAGCCCAGTCCGGGAAACCGCCGCCGTGCCGGGCTGCCGGCGACGCCGTTTCCGGCGTCCCATTTTCCAGTCGACCCAAGTCTGAACTGACGAATGTACTGCTGTACCAAACTGACGTCATCTCCTGGTGCGCACCGAGATGGCCCTCCTGTCCGGCGTCAGGGGCGCGCGCCCCGGCCCGGGCGCGGCGGCGCCGTACACCTGCTCCTGGAGCACCCGCGCGTCGGTGCCCATCCTGCGCACCTCCTCGTGCCGCGCGATGTGCTCGTTGCCGCCCTCCAGCGCCGACGTGATCCTCGCGTACGGCGCGCGGGCCACGAACGCCGAGCTCTCGTACGCCTCGGCGTTGCCGCCTGCGCCGGCCGCGGGGCTCCTCCTGTACGGAGGGGCTCTGTACTGGCCGGCCTGCTCCGGGGCCTCGCGGCGCGCGCCCCCGCCGGCGTGCCTCCTGTGCGCCGGCCGCGCTTCTCCTGAGCCGTTGGGCACGCTGTCCTGGAACTCCGCGCGCGTGTTGCCGTTGCCGCCGACGCCGTCCATGCCCATTGCGGAGGCCGTTCTCCTGTTGTGGGGAGGCCGGCGCAGCTGCGGAGTCCAGACGAGGTCCTCCACGACATCGTCGTCCTCCCCGTCGCTCCGGTCGAACACAATGCTCTTCCCCTTCGGCGGTGATGGCGGGTCTCGTGCTGGTGCGTCCGACCATACCGAGGACACCGTGCTCTTGTCGCtccacgacggcgacggcgacggagacggaggctTCTGGGGCCTCCCCGGCGGCCGTGTCTCCCGCTCGGTTGCTCCAGAACTCTGCAAAGGATGGACCTTATCGTGCCCGCGGCCGCCGCCTCTCGGCCCCTTCCCCTGCGACTCCGTCCGGGACAGCTCCACGGCCGCCCGGGCGGCCATGGCAGCGAACGACGCTGACTCGAACGCTGCCTCCGCCGCCATCCTGACATCGTCGTACTTCTTGGATTCCCTCGACGCCTTCTCCTCTGCTCTCTGACGGGCAAGGTTCGACCGGCTCATGTCATCATCAGCAAGCCTCTGCCTCCTCTGCGCCTGGCACACATTGAATTTCTCGCCATTTAGATTACAAATGGGAATGCCTGATGATCTTTTGTCCGATGACATGACACTGACGAACTGACCTCGGAAGTTTCGGTCTTGACCTCAAGCTGTTCGACAGGTTTCTCGGCCGGCACCGGCGCCGGCACCTTCTTGGGTTGTTCATTCTGTTTACTCTGCATCCCAGATCACATAAATGCCATAGCATTATGCCGACTGAATCATGAGAGAATATCTCATCACAAAATTCGCATGAACAAGATGAGTCGTGCAGGCTGCAACCAACCTGATGGACCTCTCCT is drawn from Triticum dicoccoides isolate Atlit2015 ecotype Zavitan chromosome 4A, WEW_v2.0, whole genome shotgun sequence and contains these coding sequences:
- the LOC119285163 gene encoding uncharacterized protein LOC119285163 is translated as MGFFTRSTSKQTAKLKSLVKLAVARLAVVRRPRLGRRSIARGDVAQLLSIGHLDRALARAEQVMEEDSVLEALDIIEHYCKVLVEHSAQLEKPKECGEDIKAAAAGLIFASARCGELPELLDARAILASKFGREFERAAKEGSQAVVNPTLVQRLSGEKASAEQQRRLAREIAAENGILLDFPDGPGEVHQSKQNEQPKKVPAPVPAEKPVEQLEVKTETSEAQRRQRLADDDMSRSNLARQRAEEKASRESKKYDDVRMAAEAAFESASFAAMAARAAVELSRTESQGKGPRGGGRGHDKVHPLQSSGATERETRPPGRPQKPPSPSPSPSWSDKSTVSSVWSDAPARDPPSPPKGKSIVFDRSDGEDDDVVEDLVWTPQLRRPPHNRRTASAMGMDGVGGNGNTRAEFQDSVPNGSGEARPAHRRHAGGGARREAPEQAGQYRAPPYRRSPAAGAGGNAEAYESSAFVARAPYARITSALEGGNEHIARHEEVRRMGTDARVLQEQVYGAAAPGPGRAPLTPDRRAISVRTRR